A part of Anolis sagrei isolate rAnoSag1 chromosome 3, rAnoSag1.mat, whole genome shotgun sequence genomic DNA contains:
- the LOC132770341 gene encoding zinc finger protein 850-like: MQEKPYTCLEFGKSFTDSVGLYLHQRTHTGEKSYECLECGKCFTQKDQLQQHERTHTGENPYKCPECGTSFTDSGRLRSHQRTHTGEKPYTCLECGKSFTGSRNLRLHQRTHISEKPYECLECGKSFTQRHQLQRHERIHTDGKPYECLECGKSFTWRSLLHQHERIHTGEKPYKCLECGKSFSWKHALQQHERIHTGEKPYECLECGKSFNQKYNLQRHERIHTGEKPYECLECGKRFTWRVLLHRHERIHTGEKPYECLECGKSFTLRHHLQQHIRIHTEEKPYECFECGKSFTQRDQLQQHERTHTGEKPYKCLECGKSFAGSRNLCLHQRTHTGEKPYECLECGKSFTQRQILQKHERIHTGEKPYECLECGKRFTQRQHLQQHEWIHTGENPYECLECGKIFTQRQHLQQHEKIHTGEKPYGCLECGKNFTWKALLHQHERIHTGEKPYKCLECGKSFGWRNSLQQHERTHTGEKPFECLECGKSFTRRAYLQQHERTHTGEKPYKCLECGKSFTQSGSLRKHQRTHTGEDPYKCLECGKSFTWRHQLQRHESIPTGENPYKCLECGKSFTQRQCLQQHERIHTGVWKELQ, translated from the coding sequence ATgcaggagaaaccctatacatgcctggagtttGGGAAGAGCTTCACCGACAGTGTAGGTTTATAtttacatcaaagaactcacactggggagaaatcttatgaatgcctagagtgtggaaaaTGCTTCACTCAGAAGGACCAGCTGCAgcaacatgaaaggactcacactggtgaAAACCCCtataaatgcccagagtgtggaacgAGCTTCACTGACAGTGGAAGGTTACGTTCACATCAACGaacccacactggtgagaaaccctatacatgtctggagtgtggaaagagcttcactggcAGTAGAAATTTACGTTTACATCAACGAACTCACATTAgtgagaaaccctatgaatgcctggagtgtggaaagagcttcactcagaggcaTCAGCTGCAGCGACATGAAAGGATTCATACTGATGGGAAACCCTACGAATGCctcgagtgtggaaagagcttcacttggAGGTCACTTTTACATCAacatgaaaggattcacactggtgagaaaccctataaatgcctcgagtgtggaaagagtttcagttgGAAGCATGCTCTGCAGCAACATGAGAGGAttcacactggtgagaaaccctatgaatgcctcgagtgtggaaagagcttcaatcAGAAGTACAATCTGCAGCGACATGAAAGGATTCATACTggtgagaaaccctatgaatgtctCGAGTGTGGAAAGAGGTTCACTTGGAGGGTACTTTTACATCGacatgaaaggattcacactggtgagaaaccctatgaatgccttgagtgtggaaagagtttcactttgAGACATCATCTGCAGCAACATATAAGGAttcacactgaggagaaaccctatgaatgcttcgagtgtggaaagagcttcactcagagggaCCAGCTGCAgcaacatgaaaggactcacacaggggagaaaccctataaatgtttggagtgtggaaagagcttcgctgGCAGTAGAAATTTATGTTTACATCAACGAActcacactggtgagaaaccctatgaatgccttgagtgtggaaagagcttcactcagaggcaAATTCTGCAGAAacatgaaaggattcacactggtgagaaaccctatgaatgccttGAGTGTGGAAAGAGATTCACTCAGAGGCAACATCTGCAGCAACATGAATGGATTCACACTGGCGAGAACCCCTATGAATGCCTCGAGTGTGGAAAGATCTTCACTCAGAGGCAACACCTGCAGCAACATGAAAAGATTCATACCGGTGAGAAACCCTATGGATGCCttgagtgtggaaagaacttcacttGGAAGGCACTTTTACATCAacatgaaaggattcacactggtgagaaaccttataaatgcctggagtgtggaaagagtttcggtTGGAGGAATTCTTTGCAgcaacatgaaaggactcacactggggagaaaccctttgaatgcctggagtgtggaaagagcttcactcgaaGGGCTTATCTGCAGCAACacgaaaggactcacactggggagaaaccctataaatgtctggagtgtggaaagagcttcactcagagtggaagcCTACGTaaacatcagaggactcacactggggaggacccctataaatgcctggaatgtggaaagagcttcacttggAGGCATCAGCTGCAGCGACACGAAAGCATTCCCACTGGGGAGAacccctataaatgcctggagtgtggaaagagttttactCAGAGACAATGTCTGCAGCAacatgaaaggattcacactggagtgtggaaagagcttcaataA